In a single window of the Mycobacterium bourgelatii genome:
- a CDS encoding TetR/AcrR family transcriptional regulator: MPTELSLELDEIILDTARAVFETYGVRRANIEDIAARAGVSRSTIYRRFPTKDKLFERVVRREAEVFFTTLDQATKGCNPREAVVEAFALGVRLIQDSPLYSRIVESEPELLGMFSRSEVFPISRFADGIAYTLRRCGADIADIDLANISDILLRVAFGIIVFPTDRLDTSDYEAVREYAARYLVPIISL; this comes from the coding sequence ATGCCGACGGAATTAAGTCTCGAGCTGGACGAAATCATCCTGGACACCGCCAGAGCGGTGTTTGAGACCTACGGCGTGCGCCGCGCGAATATCGAAGACATCGCAGCCCGGGCCGGAGTCAGTCGCAGCACCATCTACCGGCGCTTTCCCACCAAGGACAAGCTGTTCGAACGCGTCGTGCGACGCGAGGCAGAAGTTTTTTTCACCACGCTGGACCAGGCCACCAAGGGGTGCAACCCGCGGGAAGCCGTGGTCGAGGCCTTCGCGCTCGGGGTGCGTCTGATCCAGGACTCACCGCTGTACTCGCGCATCGTCGAAAGCGAACCGGAATTGCTCGGCATGTTTTCGAGGTCGGAGGTCTTCCCGATCAGCCGGTTCGCCGACGGCATCGCGTATACGCTGCGTCGCTGCGGCGCTGACATCGCCGATATCGACCTCGCCAACATCTCTGACATCTTGCTGCGCGTCGCATTCGGCATCATTGTGTTCCCCACCGACCGTCTCGACACCTCGGATTACGAGGCCGTGCGCGAATACGCCGCCCGCTATCTGGTTCCGATCATTAGCCTGTAG
- a CDS encoding PecA family PE domain-processing aspartic protease, translated as MSVVIAQELIASAGADLVNLGDAINAATAAVSKPTSGLLPAAADEISAAIADLFNEHGQAFQALSTQTSTFHVRFTQLLNGGVAQYVGAEAAAASPLNSILAVINTPTELLFGRPLIGNGADGTAANPNGGHGGLLYGNGGNGYSQTASGLAGGAGGSAGLIGNGGSGGAGGAAAAGGKGGLGGWLWGNNGAAGTGTAVNVAVPLGMDGNFPVVNVSVNGGPAVPVLLDTGSAGLVVPFWNVGWQNLGLPTGFDVIRYGNGVSILYANFNTTVDFGGGAATAPTNVQVGFLPFPRNLDGLVLIASGNGFGPSGHGILGVGPNINSYAIGGQGTVVTTALPGQLNEGILIDLPQGYIQFGPNTGTPITAVTGVPVTRLDVQFGGYNPLGPYYSVTSIVDSGGNHGSIPGVILGTGQTSGVLPAGTVISVSTNDNQTLLYSYMTTATNSPVVTVNSPMNTGILPFLLGPVYISNSPSGVGTVVFNYPPP; from the coding sequence TTGTCGGTCGTGATCGCGCAGGAATTGATCGCATCTGCAGGTGCCGACCTGGTGAATCTCGGAGACGCGATCAACGCAGCCACCGCGGCAGTCAGCAAGCCCACCAGCGGGCTTCTTCCCGCAGCCGCAGATGAAATTTCCGCGGCGATTGCGGATCTGTTCAACGAGCATGGCCAGGCCTTTCAGGCATTGAGCACCCAGACGTCGACGTTCCACGTGCGGTTCACACAGCTCTTGAACGGCGGGGTAGCACAGTACGTCGGCGCTGAGGCCGCCGCTGCGTCCCCGTTGAATTCGATTCTGGCAGTGATTAATACGCCTACCGAGCTGCTATTCGGCCGCCCACTGATCGGCAATGGAGCCGACGGAACGGCCGCCAACCCCAATGGTGGGCACGGTGGTCTGCTGTACGGCAACGGTGGCAACGGTTACTCCCAAACCGCGTCGGGGCTGGCTGGTGGCGCGGGCGGCTCGGCGGGGTTGATCGGCAACGGAGGCAGCGGCGGCGCCGGTGGAGCAGCCGCGGCCGGCGGGAAAGGCGGCCTGGGCGGCTGGCTGTGGGGCAACAACGGCGCCGCCGGTACCGGCACGGCGGTCAACGTGGCCGTGCCGCTGGGCATGGACGGCAACTTTCCGGTCGTGAACGTCTCGGTCAACGGCGGGCCTGCTGTCCCTGTGCTCCTCGATACCGGATCTGCTGGGCTCGTCGTCCCGTTCTGGAATGTGGGCTGGCAAAACCTCGGCCTGCCCACCGGGTTCGACGTCATCCGTTATGGCAACGGGGTGAGCATTCTCTACGCCAACTTCAACACCACGGTCGACTTCGGCGGTGGAGCAGCCACTGCGCCAACCAACGTCCAGGTCGGGTTCCTGCCGTTCCCGCGAAACCTGGACGGGCTAGTTTTGATCGCTTCTGGCAACGGCTTCGGCCCCAGCGGCCACGGCATACTGGGCGTCGGCCCAAACATCAACTCGTACGCCATCGGCGGTCAGGGCACCGTTGTGACCACGGCGCTGCCGGGCCAGCTCAACGAGGGCATCCTCATCGACCTCCCACAGGGCTACATCCAATTCGGCCCCAACACCGGCACCCCCATCACCGCGGTGACCGGGGTGCCGGTCACCCGCCTAGACGTGCAGTTCGGCGGCTACAACCCGCTCGGCCCCTATTACTCGGTTACCTCCATTGTGGATTCCGGTGGCAACCACGGATCCATTCCAGGGGTCATCCTCGGTACTGGTCAAACCTCAGGAGTTCTGCCCGCTGGAACCGTAATCTCCGTCTCCACCAACGACAATCAAACGCTGCTGTACTCGTACATGACGACAGCGACCAACAGTCCGGTCGTCACGGTCAACTCTCCGATGAACACCGGCATTTTGCCCTTCTTGCTGGGACCGGTGTACATCTCTAACAGCCCCAGCGGCGTCGGGACGGTGGTTTTCAATTACCCGCCACCATGA
- a CDS encoding SDR family NAD(P)-dependent oxidoreductase: MNLVAQAWQQAWGEATDRLANPARDSDPDKLRNAVSGKTVLITGASYGIGEATARKVAAAGARVLIVARSAERLDDVAAAINAGGGEAIAYPADLTDETAVNVLTKQITEHHGALDIVVSNAGKSLRRSLHNQYDRPHDFQRTIDINYLGPIWLLLGLLPAMREKGRGHIINVSSVGVRVVPGPQWGAYQASKGAFDRWLRSVAPELHADGVDVTSVYFALVRTRMIEPTPVLRRLPALNADQAADAIAKAIIERPRTNEPPWMLPAEVASVLLAGPADRAARLWHRRFFAEAGRKGEQ, encoded by the coding sequence ATGAATCTGGTAGCGCAGGCTTGGCAACAGGCCTGGGGAGAAGCTACTGACAGATTGGCCAACCCGGCGCGGGATTCCGACCCTGACAAGCTCCGCAACGCCGTTTCGGGCAAGACCGTCCTGATCACCGGCGCCTCCTACGGGATAGGCGAGGCGACCGCGCGAAAGGTGGCTGCTGCCGGAGCACGGGTGCTGATCGTGGCGCGTTCAGCCGAACGGCTCGACGACGTCGCCGCGGCGATCAACGCCGGCGGGGGCGAAGCGATCGCCTATCCGGCCGACCTGACCGACGAGACCGCCGTCAACGTGTTGACCAAGCAGATCACCGAGCACCACGGGGCGCTGGACATCGTGGTGAGCAACGCCGGCAAATCACTGCGCCGGTCCTTGCACAACCAATACGACCGGCCGCATGACTTTCAGCGCACCATCGACATCAATTACCTCGGCCCGATCTGGCTGTTGCTGGGGCTACTCCCGGCGATGCGGGAGAAGGGCCGCGGACACATCATCAACGTGTCCAGCGTCGGCGTGCGGGTGGTACCGGGGCCGCAATGGGGGGCGTATCAGGCGTCCAAGGGTGCTTTCGATCGTTGGCTGCGCAGCGTCGCACCGGAACTGCATGCCGACGGCGTGGACGTCACGTCGGTCTATTTCGCCCTGGTTCGCACTCGGATGATCGAGCCCACCCCCGTCTTGCGACGACTTCCGGCGTTGAACGCCGACCAGGCCGCCGACGCCATTGCCAAGGCGATCATCGAACGGCCGCGCACCAACGAGCCGCCGTGGATGTTGCCCGCCGAGGTGGCGTCGGTGTTGCTTGCCGGGCCTGCCGATCGGGCGGCCCGGCTGTGGCACCGCAGGTTCTTCGCCGAAGCGGGCAGGAAGGGCGAACAGTGA
- a CDS encoding oxygenase MpaB family protein translates to MTAQWAEPPGGTDFDSGVREAVPVLIEDDAAEDVSRLGPESLIWKFYGDYRTQLFGFQRTAGTENCIEQLAQGVFDHSVIFSDTLGRAKRTAPPLMKTVYSDDPQAWGRTVRDFHKPIKGTISDGSRYHALNPELFYWAHATFVDQVLYNTDTFIRRLSHAEKEQIFEESKIWYRLYGVSDRGQPQTYDEFVEYWNGMLDRFVPHKTVLYGTGYIRKGIPGPRMIPKPIWKVLSAPLNAYVRLVVVGTLPPQMREVCDLEWSAKKEKRFQRFAAAMRALNPLINRLPLRMIYMSWAADAWTRAGVDPRRLHNRAA, encoded by the coding sequence ATGACGGCCCAGTGGGCTGAACCGCCGGGGGGCACCGACTTTGACAGCGGTGTGCGGGAAGCTGTTCCGGTACTGATCGAGGACGACGCCGCCGAGGATGTGTCCCGGCTGGGGCCGGAATCGCTGATCTGGAAATTCTACGGCGATTACCGCACCCAGCTGTTCGGGTTCCAACGAACCGCAGGCACCGAGAACTGCATCGAACAACTCGCTCAAGGGGTCTTCGACCACTCGGTCATTTTCAGCGACACCCTGGGCAGGGCCAAGCGCACCGCGCCGCCGCTGATGAAGACCGTCTATTCCGACGATCCGCAGGCGTGGGGCCGTACGGTGCGCGATTTCCACAAGCCGATCAAGGGCACCATCAGCGACGGTTCGCGGTATCACGCGCTGAACCCGGAGTTGTTTTACTGGGCGCACGCGACGTTCGTCGATCAGGTCCTCTACAACACCGACACTTTCATCAGAAGGTTGTCGCACGCCGAAAAAGAGCAGATCTTCGAGGAAAGCAAGATCTGGTACCGCCTCTACGGCGTCAGTGACCGCGGCCAACCGCAGACCTACGACGAGTTCGTCGAGTATTGGAACGGAATGCTGGACCGCTTCGTGCCGCACAAGACCGTGCTGTACGGCACCGGTTATATCCGCAAAGGCATCCCGGGTCCGCGGATGATTCCCAAGCCGATATGGAAGGTGCTCTCCGCACCGCTCAACGCCTACGTCCGCCTCGTCGTTGTCGGAACATTGCCGCCGCAGATGCGTGAGGTGTGTGACCTGGAGTGGAGCGCCAAGAAAGAGAAGCGTTTTCAGCGGTTCGCCGCCGCAATGCGCGCATTGAACCCGCTCATCAACCGGCTGCCACTGCGGATGATCTACATGTCCTGGGCGGCCGACGCGTGGACTCGCGCCGGCGTCGACCCGCGCCGGCTGCACAACCGCGCGGCGTAG
- a CDS encoding heavy-metal-associated domain-containing protein, with amino-acid sequence MTEQSFSIDGLKCEGCVETVTNALSALQPVHDVSIDLNANGTSTVRLSTDVELTRDEIQAALKSEGDFSVVG; translated from the coding sequence ATGACTGAACAAAGCTTCTCAATAGACGGGCTGAAGTGCGAAGGGTGCGTGGAGACCGTGACGAACGCCCTGAGTGCGTTGCAGCCCGTCCATGACGTCAGCATCGACTTGAACGCCAATGGCACATCGACGGTACGACTTTCGACCGATGTCGAACTCACCCGTGACGAGATTCAGGCGGCGTTGAAAAGCGAGGGCGACTTCTCGGTGGTGGGCTGA
- a CDS encoding pyridoxal phosphate-dependent decarboxylase family protein, with product MSARVISCTVPYRRTRIRCETGKLVPVHEWDETASGFDLARRSRCIWVHVDAAAGGCLMLSDAHRDLLDGISTADSITIDFHKLLFQAISCGALLLRDRNDFEVMRKHADFLNPEDDDPEDTLNHVERSLQTTRRFDALKVLVTLRSLGLDTVAAMIGRTVDTARAAERAVAADPHLELISPCMTNTVVLRWTGSDVSPSEREVVNVEIRRRLADTGQAIVGRTRVDGEAALKLTFVNPVCTPDLARDLVRRIADCGNNIRLESREILEASASGAASC from the coding sequence TTGTCAGCCCGGGTAATTTCTTGTACGGTCCCTTACCGAAGGACTCGTATCCGGTGTGAGACAGGAAAACTCGTACCGGTCCATGAATGGGACGAAACAGCCAGCGGCTTCGACCTTGCGCGTCGAAGCCGTTGCATTTGGGTACATGTCGATGCGGCCGCCGGGGGCTGCCTGATGCTGAGCGACGCCCACCGGGACTTACTCGACGGGATCAGCACTGCCGACTCGATCACCATCGACTTCCACAAGCTGCTGTTTCAGGCGATTAGCTGTGGCGCGCTCCTGCTACGAGATAGAAACGACTTCGAGGTCATGCGCAAGCACGCCGACTTCCTCAACCCCGAGGATGACGACCCGGAGGACACGCTGAACCATGTCGAAAGGTCATTGCAGACGACACGTCGGTTCGATGCGCTCAAAGTTCTCGTGACGCTGCGGTCCCTGGGCCTCGATACGGTGGCGGCGATGATCGGGCGCACGGTAGATACCGCCCGCGCCGCGGAGAGGGCAGTGGCCGCGGATCCTCATCTCGAGCTGATCAGCCCCTGCATGACCAACACCGTGGTCCTGCGGTGGACAGGTAGCGATGTTTCGCCTTCCGAGCGAGAGGTCGTCAACGTCGAAATACGCCGGCGCCTGGCTGATACCGGTCAGGCGATCGTCGGCCGAACACGAGTCGACGGCGAAGCCGCGTTGAAGCTCACCTTCGTCAATCCGGTGTGTACACCTGACCTGGCCCGCGATCTGGTGCGACGTATTGCAGACTGCGGCAACAATATTCGCCTTGAGTCGCGCGAAATCCTCGAGGCTTCAGCGTCGGGCGCGGCTAGCTGTTGA
- a CDS encoding adenylate/guanylate cyclase domain-containing protein, producing the protein MAQAPRTRYATCGDVDIAYQVFGDGPTDLLVLPGPSIPIDAVDSEPSMYRFHRRLASFARVIRYDQRGIGLSSRVSTQDMIGPRFWAKDVIAVMNTVGCERATLLAPGFTTMTALVVAADYPERVSGLVLINGSPRTLRAPDYPIGHEIDDADPYTTIAIEPDAVERGFDILGIIAPSVARDNAFRAWWDAAGNRAASPSMARAIITAIRNGDVRDTLPRISAPTLILHRDNRQFSPIEHGEYLAEHIAGARLVELPGDDSLYWVGDSGPMVDEIEEFVTGVRGGGDAERVLTTIVFTDIVGSTERAALLGDHRWRDLLDRHDTIVRHEIQRFGGREVNTAGDGFVATFTSPSAALACCDELVDAVRVLDIEIRVGIHAGELEMRGDDVAGMAVHIGARVAAQAGRSEVLVSSTVRDIVTGSRYRFADRGERELKGVPGRWQLCALVREHAASRV; encoded by the coding sequence GTGGCGCAAGCCCCACGAACTCGCTATGCAACCTGCGGCGATGTCGACATCGCATATCAGGTGTTCGGCGATGGCCCCACCGACCTCCTCGTACTACCCGGTCCCTCCATCCCGATCGACGCGGTCGACTCCGAGCCGTCCATGTACCGCTTTCACCGCCGCTTGGCCTCCTTTGCCCGCGTGATCCGGTACGACCAGCGCGGGATCGGCCTGTCGTCTCGGGTTTCAACGCAGGACATGATCGGGCCGCGATTCTGGGCCAAGGATGTGATCGCCGTGATGAACACGGTGGGCTGCGAGCGGGCGACGCTGCTCGCGCCCGGTTTCACCACCATGACCGCGCTGGTGGTCGCGGCCGACTATCCCGAGCGGGTGAGCGGCCTCGTGCTCATCAACGGCAGCCCCCGGACACTGCGCGCACCCGACTACCCGATCGGGCATGAGATTGACGACGCCGACCCATATACCACCATCGCGATCGAACCGGATGCCGTCGAACGCGGCTTCGACATCCTGGGCATCATCGCTCCGAGCGTGGCGCGCGACAACGCGTTCCGCGCGTGGTGGGATGCGGCCGGCAACCGTGCCGCTTCGCCGAGCATGGCCCGCGCGATCATCACCGCGATCAGGAACGGCGACGTGCGCGATACCCTGCCGCGCATCTCGGCACCGACGCTGATCCTGCATCGCGACAATCGGCAGTTCAGTCCGATCGAGCACGGGGAATACCTCGCCGAGCACATTGCAGGGGCACGCCTGGTCGAGTTGCCCGGCGACGACAGCCTGTATTGGGTCGGGGACAGCGGGCCCATGGTCGACGAAATCGAAGAATTCGTCACCGGTGTACGCGGTGGGGGCGATGCCGAGCGGGTGCTCACCACGATCGTGTTCACCGACATAGTCGGCTCGACCGAGCGGGCCGCCCTGCTCGGCGACCACCGGTGGCGCGATCTGCTCGACCGCCACGACACCATCGTGCGGCACGAGATCCAGCGGTTCGGCGGCCGAGAGGTCAACACCGCCGGCGACGGCTTCGTAGCGACGTTCACCAGTCCAAGCGCCGCGCTCGCATGCTGCGACGAACTCGTCGACGCCGTGCGCGTACTGGACATCGAGATCCGGGTCGGCATCCACGCGGGTGAGCTCGAGATGCGAGGGGATGACGTCGCGGGCATGGCCGTCCACATCGGCGCGCGCGTCGCGGCGCAAGCCGGCCGCAGCGAGGTGCTGGTTTCCTCGACGGTGCGTGACATCGTCACCGGTTCGAGGTACCGCTTCGCTGATCGAGGTGAGCGTGAACTAAAAGGGGTACCGGGAAGATGGCAGCTGTGCGCTTTGGTACGCGAGCACGCGGCAAGTCGGGTTTAG